The proteins below are encoded in one region of Fibrella aestuarina BUZ 2:
- a CDS encoding 2-hydroxyacid dehydrogenase: MNIAFFSTLPFEQTWFDQYRSHHRLTYIDQPLTLDTARLAMGHRAVCAFVNDDLSRPVIETLNGLGVSVVGMRCVGIDNVDLITLNNLGMTLLHVPGYSPHSVAEQAVALLLGLIRHVPDAHQRVLRGDFRIDGLTGTDLHGKTVGVMGTGHIGQAFARIMQGFGCKLLAYDIQPDRSLLDRGVHYMALPELLRVADVVSLHCPLTPLTENLINDQTLSLMKPSAWLVNTGRGKLVKTRAVLDALDNNRLAGYAADVYEQERAFFHYDFSDQFIDDPLLNRLRSHPKVLLSAHQGFLTEEALRQIARSLMNQFNFYENQQTSLLSKASMC, from the coding sequence ATGAACATCGCCTTTTTTAGTACACTCCCTTTCGAGCAGACGTGGTTCGATCAGTATCGCAGCCATCACCGCCTTACGTACATTGACCAGCCGCTTACCCTCGATACCGCCCGGCTGGCGATGGGCCACCGCGCGGTCTGTGCCTTTGTCAATGATGACCTCAGCCGCCCGGTCATCGAAACCCTCAACGGGCTGGGTGTTTCCGTGGTCGGAATGCGTTGCGTGGGTATCGACAACGTGGACCTGATCACTCTGAACAACCTGGGTATGACGCTTTTGCACGTACCTGGCTACTCGCCCCATTCAGTAGCCGAACAGGCCGTGGCGCTCTTGCTGGGCCTGATCCGGCACGTACCTGACGCCCACCAACGCGTGTTGCGGGGCGACTTCCGCATCGACGGGCTCACGGGTACCGACCTGCATGGCAAGACGGTCGGGGTTATGGGCACCGGGCATATCGGCCAGGCATTTGCCCGAATCATGCAGGGATTTGGGTGTAAGCTGCTGGCCTACGACATCCAACCCGATCGCTCGCTGCTCGACCGGGGCGTACACTACATGGCCCTGCCGGAACTGCTCCGGGTAGCCGACGTTGTTTCACTACACTGCCCGCTTACCCCCCTGACCGAAAACCTGATCAACGACCAAACGCTATCCCTCATGAAGCCATCGGCCTGGCTGGTGAATACGGGGCGGGGCAAGCTGGTCAAAACCCGGGCGGTGCTCGACGCACTCGACAATAACCGGCTGGCTGGGTACGCCGCCGATGTGTACGAGCAGGAACGGGCCTTTTTTCATTACGATTTCTCCGATCAATTCATCGACGATCCGCTACTGAACCGACTTCGGAGCCATCCCAAAGTACTGCTCTCGGCCCACCAGGGTTTCCTGACCGAAGAGGCGCTGCGGCAGATTGCCCGGAGCCTCATGAATCAGTTCAATTTCTACGAAAACCAGCAAACATCGCTTCTGTCAAAAGCGTCGATGTGCTAA
- a CDS encoding GMC family oxidoreductase, whose product MKHYTTEETVDAVVIGTGAGGAPLLARLASAGLSVVALEAGRFWDPKRDFATDERKQEFLFWNDERLSAGNDPIAFGRNNSGIGVGGSTLHFTAYTPRAQPDDLQLHTEFGKGVDWPLAFEEIESYYDEIEQFLGVSGPSPYPWGPARRKAYALPPLPLNSAAVRMQRGCAELGIRTSPAANAALSAPYYQPGVGWRPVCTNRGFCQAGCSVGAKASMDVTYLPVAMANGAEIRSECFVTELPLDTQGRIREVVYVHNGQTYRQRCRHVFLCAGALETPRLLLLNGLANSSGQVGRNLMAHTGPQVWGTFEEPTYPHRGIPGGLISEDTHRPKDRSGNPVDFAGGYLLQSIGVMPVTYASQLARTNGLWGQALHDAMTAYNHTAGINILGDCLPYDHNYLELSDELDNRGVRKPRIYFTNGENENRQIDHALALMTDIWQAAGAKTMYTVPRSAHVIGTCRMGHSGDAAVVDPNGRSFDVPNLYISDNSTFPSALSVNPALTIMALSLRTADQFLAR is encoded by the coding sequence ATGAAACACTACACCACTGAAGAAACCGTCGACGCCGTTGTCATTGGGACCGGCGCGGGCGGTGCACCGTTGCTGGCCCGGCTGGCCAGCGCAGGCCTGTCGGTCGTGGCGTTGGAGGCCGGCCGGTTCTGGGATCCCAAACGCGATTTTGCCACCGACGAACGCAAGCAGGAATTTCTGTTCTGGAACGACGAACGCCTCAGTGCCGGTAACGATCCCATTGCCTTCGGGCGCAATAACTCGGGCATTGGCGTGGGCGGCTCGACCCTGCACTTTACCGCCTACACGCCCCGCGCCCAACCCGACGATCTGCAACTGCATACCGAGTTTGGCAAGGGCGTCGACTGGCCCCTGGCCTTTGAAGAGATCGAGTCTTACTACGATGAAATCGAACAGTTTCTGGGCGTGTCGGGGCCGTCGCCTTACCCATGGGGACCAGCGCGGCGGAAGGCCTACGCGCTGCCACCGCTGCCGCTGAACAGCGCGGCCGTTCGGATGCAGCGCGGCTGTGCCGAATTGGGCATCCGTACGTCGCCCGCCGCCAATGCGGCGCTGTCGGCGCCCTATTACCAGCCGGGCGTGGGCTGGCGACCCGTCTGCACCAACCGGGGTTTCTGCCAGGCGGGGTGCAGCGTGGGGGCCAAAGCCAGCATGGACGTGACCTACCTTCCCGTCGCGATGGCGAACGGGGCCGAAATCCGGTCGGAGTGCTTCGTGACGGAACTGCCGCTTGATACCCAGGGCCGCATCCGGGAGGTCGTGTATGTGCACAACGGGCAGACCTACCGGCAGCGTTGTCGGCACGTCTTCCTATGCGCCGGGGCGCTAGAAACCCCGCGTTTGTTGCTGCTCAATGGGCTCGCCAACAGCAGTGGACAGGTGGGCCGCAACCTGATGGCCCATACCGGCCCGCAGGTGTGGGGTACGTTCGAGGAGCCTACGTACCCACACCGGGGGATACCCGGCGGGCTGATCTCTGAAGATACGCACCGCCCCAAAGACCGTAGTGGTAACCCCGTCGATTTTGCGGGCGGGTACCTGCTTCAATCGATCGGTGTGATGCCCGTAACCTATGCCTCGCAACTGGCCCGCACCAACGGCCTGTGGGGGCAGGCGCTGCACGACGCCATGACGGCCTACAACCACACGGCGGGGATTAATATTCTCGGCGATTGCCTGCCCTACGATCACAACTACCTCGAACTGTCGGACGAGCTCGACAATCGGGGCGTGCGCAAACCGCGTATTTATTTCACCAACGGGGAAAATGAAAACCGGCAGATCGACCACGCGCTGGCGCTGATGACCGACATCTGGCAAGCGGCGGGGGCCAAAACAATGTATACGGTGCCCCGGTCGGCCCACGTCATCGGTACGTGCCGGATGGGCCACAGCGGCGACGCGGCCGTGGTTGACCCCAATGGCCGTTCGTTCGACGTACCCAACCTCTATATCAGTGATAATTCGACGTTTCCGTCGGCCCTGAGCGTAAACCCCGCCCTGACAATCATGGCGTTGTCGCTCCGAACAGCCGACCAGTTTTTAGCGCGATGA
- a CDS encoding family 1 glycosylhydrolase, protein MDFLGHIKKHFGTGNYEGDQFGGASGGDGSGLPDGSPTNFMFATGIECSYPTINGGKTRRDQLRECGHYDRYKEDIGLVKELGLKVLRYGLPYHNIHLGPGKFDWEFADLAMAEIRRQGITPILDLMHFGVPDWVGNYQNPELPVLFAEYCAAVAERYPWVRYYTPVNEIYVTARHSAKDGLWNEQLRDDRSFVTALKHTVAASIMGTQQLAKRRNDLIIIQSESAEYIHEVRAVPSAEIRLHNELRFLSLDLLYAHAPIADVTLYLLDNGMTRDEYNWFMAGQPPGYQVMGNDYYGRNEQIKLPDGKLFSSMDVLGWYQITKEYYNRYKKPVMHTETNVFEADDAPMWLWKQWINVMQMRRDGTPVLGFTWYSLIDQIDWDTGLAEENNRVNACGLYDLDRKPRPVAEAYKMLLKEFGQITIVPYGQMLEITDRPARIKVDA, encoded by the coding sequence ATGGATTTTCTGGGACATATTAAGAAACACTTTGGGACTGGGAACTACGAAGGTGACCAGTTTGGCGGGGCTAGCGGCGGCGATGGCAGCGGTCTCCCGGATGGCTCCCCAACCAATTTTATGTTTGCTACGGGCATCGAATGCTCGTATCCTACCATCAATGGCGGCAAAACCCGCCGCGACCAGCTGCGCGAATGTGGTCATTATGACCGCTACAAGGAGGATATCGGCCTGGTGAAAGAGTTGGGGCTGAAAGTGTTGCGCTACGGCTTACCGTATCATAACATCCACTTGGGGCCGGGTAAATTTGATTGGGAGTTTGCCGATCTGGCGATGGCTGAAATCCGGCGGCAGGGCATCACGCCCATCCTCGACCTGATGCATTTTGGCGTGCCCGATTGGGTGGGCAACTACCAGAACCCCGAGCTACCGGTGCTGTTTGCCGAGTATTGTGCGGCCGTAGCCGAGCGATACCCCTGGGTACGTTACTACACGCCCGTCAACGAGATCTACGTGACGGCCCGCCACAGCGCTAAAGACGGTCTCTGGAACGAACAACTCCGCGATGACCGCTCATTTGTGACGGCCCTGAAGCATACCGTGGCAGCCAGCATTATGGGCACGCAGCAACTGGCCAAACGCCGTAACGACCTGATTATCATTCAGAGCGAAAGCGCCGAGTACATCCACGAAGTGCGCGCCGTGCCGTCTGCCGAGATCCGGCTGCACAACGAGCTGCGCTTTCTCTCGCTCGACCTGCTTTACGCCCATGCACCCATCGCCGACGTAACGCTGTACCTGCTCGACAACGGCATGACCCGCGACGAATACAACTGGTTTATGGCCGGGCAGCCGCCGGGTTATCAGGTGATGGGTAACGACTACTACGGGCGGAATGAACAGATAAAACTGCCTGATGGCAAGCTGTTTAGCTCAATGGATGTGCTGGGGTGGTATCAGATCACCAAAGAGTACTACAACCGGTATAAGAAGCCGGTCATGCACACCGAAACTAACGTGTTTGAGGCCGACGATGCGCCCATGTGGCTCTGGAAGCAGTGGATCAACGTGATGCAGATGCGGCGTGATGGCACACCCGTACTTGGGTTTACTTGGTACAGCCTGATCGACCAGATCGACTGGGATACCGGCCTGGCTGAAGAGAACAACCGCGTCAATGCCTGCGGGTTGTATGACCTCGACCGCAAGCCCCGCCCGGTGGCCGAAGCCTATAAAATGCTGCTCAAAGAGTTTGGGCAGATTACCATCGTGCCGTATGGGCAGATGCTCGAAATCACCGATCGGCCCGCCCGCATCAAAGTCGACGCTTAA
- a CDS encoding SDR family oxidoreductase, protein MTSQPARPSSDEIEAEKLPYPARQSDMKQQPQTDLSSYKAANKLVGRVALITGADSGIGRAVAIAFGMEGADVAILYNENTEDAAETKRMVEEKGGRCLVIQADVRRSEQCKQAVEQVVAEYGKLNVLVNNAAYQMAQQKLEDITEEQLRRTFETNIFGYFFMAQAALLHLQKGDCIVNTGSIVGIVGNPILVDYTATKGAIHAFTKSLAIQLGERGIRVNAVVPGPVWTPNIPGTMPEDEVKNFGHEVALARPGQPDELAPAYVLLASADGSFMTGSLVEVTGGKLG, encoded by the coding sequence ATGACATCCCAACCTGCGCGCCCCTCGTCCGACGAGATTGAGGCCGAAAAATTACCCTATCCGGCTCGGCAGTCGGATATGAAACAGCAGCCCCAGACCGATCTTTCCAGTTACAAAGCCGCCAATAAGCTAGTGGGCCGGGTGGCGCTCATCACCGGTGCCGACTCGGGTATTGGCCGCGCCGTGGCGATTGCCTTCGGTATGGAAGGTGCCGACGTGGCGATCCTCTACAACGAGAACACCGAAGACGCCGCCGAAACCAAACGGATGGTGGAAGAAAAAGGCGGCCGTTGCCTGGTGATTCAGGCCGACGTGCGCCGTTCCGAGCAGTGCAAACAGGCCGTCGAACAGGTCGTTGCGGAATACGGCAAACTGAACGTGCTGGTCAACAACGCCGCCTACCAGATGGCGCAACAGAAGCTGGAAGACATCACGGAAGAGCAACTGCGCCGCACCTTCGAGACCAATATTTTTGGCTATTTCTTCATGGCACAGGCCGCGCTGCTGCACCTGCAGAAAGGCGATTGTATCGTCAATACGGGTAGCATTGTAGGCATCGTGGGTAACCCGATTCTGGTTGATTACACGGCCACCAAGGGTGCCATTCACGCGTTTACCAAATCGCTGGCCATCCAGCTGGGCGAGCGGGGTATTCGGGTCAATGCCGTTGTGCCCGGCCCCGTCTGGACGCCCAACATTCCGGGTACGATGCCCGAAGATGAAGTCAAGAATTTCGGCCATGAAGTGGCCCTGGCCCGCCCCGGTCAGCCCGATGAACTGGCGCCAGCCTACGTGCTGCTGGCCTCGGCCGATGGCAGTTTCATGACCGGCTCGCTGGTGGAAGTAACCGGCGGCAAGCTCGGATAA
- a CDS encoding gluconate 2-dehydrogenase subunit 3 family protein, protein MSPLLDSPFVSSATRSALLERLQPTTTPPRYFSGPELTLLQAVALRLAGPMPAAGPIDLASPIDERLADRKSNGWRYNDMPADGEAYKLGLAGIDQHAQRRFGQTFVALADAEKDTILIDVQQGDVPDDTIWQQVVPKRFFEELLTEITEYLYAHPHIQEAIGYVGYADL, encoded by the coding sequence ATGTCCCCTTTACTCGACTCGCCTTTTGTGAGTTCGGCGACGCGTTCGGCCCTGCTGGAACGCTTACAACCAACCACCACACCACCGCGCTACTTCTCCGGCCCGGAACTGACGCTGCTCCAGGCCGTTGCCCTTCGGCTGGCCGGCCCCATGCCCGCCGCCGGGCCGATCGACCTGGCGAGCCCCATCGATGAACGGCTGGCCGACCGAAAATCGAACGGCTGGCGCTACAACGATATGCCCGCTGATGGCGAGGCCTACAAACTAGGGCTGGCGGGCATCGACCAGCACGCCCAACGGCGATTCGGGCAGACCTTTGTGGCTCTCGCCGATGCCGAAAAAGACACCATCCTGATCGACGTACAACAGGGCGACGTACCTGACGACACCATCTGGCAACAGGTAGTGCCGAAGCGGTTCTTCGAAGAACTGCTGACCGAAATCACCGAGTACCTCTACGCCCATCCCCACATTCAGGAAGCCATCGGGTACGTTGGTTACGCCGATCTATGA
- a CDS encoding sensor histidine kinase, translated as MNIRARLTLLFSLLVGSILLLFSLSIYLLYNQYREIDFFDRLREKAITTARVREDAGEVARNDLPLLTNEHVVIYNPANQVIFSVGKGEAPLLPAPQLNHIREGHELHLTDENTETLGVNYRSRDGQRLVVIASAYDRYGFNKLLHLREILFFGWLGSLLVVGIAGWLFASDALRPVSEIIEQVNTISATNIHQRLHVSRQRDELAELARTFNMMLNRLEEAFISQRSFVSHASHELRTPLAIMRGNLDVAMMLPRDVAYYEQTINEVLEEVKKMIDLANGLLDLARASSDASRVSFKPTRLDELLWQARANLLQKSPDCTVTIDFDNLPDQDDDLTIPGDEALLRTAFQNLIENGCKYSADHSMDVRIGFAPQEVQLTFRDEGYGIPAADLPHLFQPFYRSSHTTSKAPGHGIGLALTQRIVQLHNGQLLIDSQEGVGTTVQVRFPLVAHPTTLNRPDA; from the coding sequence GTGAACATTCGCGCCCGGCTGACGCTGCTTTTTTCACTGCTCGTTGGGTCGATTCTGCTGCTTTTTTCGCTGTCGATCTATTTACTCTATAATCAATATCGGGAAATTGACTTTTTCGACCGGCTGCGCGAAAAAGCCATCACCACGGCCCGCGTGCGGGAAGACGCCGGCGAAGTGGCCCGCAATGACCTGCCGTTGCTTACCAACGAGCACGTCGTTATCTACAACCCGGCCAATCAGGTCATTTTTTCGGTGGGGAAAGGCGAAGCCCCCCTCCTGCCCGCTCCTCAGCTCAACCACATTCGTGAGGGTCACGAGCTGCACCTGACCGATGAAAACACCGAAACACTCGGCGTAAACTACCGCAGCCGCGATGGGCAGCGGCTTGTGGTGATTGCCTCGGCCTACGACCGCTACGGCTTCAACAAACTGCTGCACCTGCGCGAAATTCTCTTTTTTGGCTGGCTCGGTAGCCTGCTGGTGGTTGGCATTGCGGGCTGGCTGTTTGCTTCCGACGCCCTGCGGCCTGTGTCGGAGATCATCGAGCAGGTCAATACCATTTCGGCCACCAACATTCATCAGCGGCTGCACGTCAGCCGTCAGCGCGATGAACTGGCCGAACTGGCCCGTACCTTCAACATGATGCTGAACCGGCTCGAAGAAGCCTTTATCAGTCAGCGCAGTTTCGTCTCCCACGCGTCGCACGAGTTACGAACGCCACTAGCCATTATGCGGGGCAACCTCGACGTGGCCATGATGCTCCCCCGTGACGTCGCTTATTACGAGCAGACCATCAACGAGGTACTGGAGGAAGTAAAGAAAATGATCGACCTCGCCAATGGGCTGCTCGATCTGGCCCGCGCCAGTTCGGATGCGTCGCGCGTGTCGTTCAAACCCACCCGCCTCGACGAACTACTCTGGCAGGCCCGCGCCAACCTGCTACAGAAATCGCCCGACTGCACGGTGACGATTGACTTCGACAACCTGCCCGATCAGGACGATGACCTGACCATCCCGGGCGACGAAGCGCTGTTGCGGACGGCGTTCCAGAACCTGATTGAAAACGGTTGTAAGTATTCGGCTGACCACAGCATGGACGTTCGGATTGGCTTCGCGCCGCAAGAGGTTCAATTAACGTTCAGGGATGAAGGTTATGGCATTCCGGCGGCCGATCTCCCCCACCTGTTCCAGCCGTTCTACCGCTCGTCGCATACCACGAGCAAGGCACCGGGCCACGGTATTGGTCTGGCCCTGACGCAGCGCATCGTCCAGTTGCACAACGGCCAGTTGCTCATTGACTCGCAGGAGGGCGTTGGCACCACGGTACAGGTCCGGTTTCCACTGGTCGCACACCCGACCACGCTGAACCGGCCCGATGCGTAG
- a CDS encoding RNA polymerase sigma factor has protein sequence MKHLLSDEEVIQQYFTLRPNYCFEILYNRYMQKVYRRCLSMTKDADLAHDFTHDIFIRMFARLDRFQGRSTFSTWLYAIAYNYCLDQLRLAKRIPTTRMDEMTEYGMFHHTDDSAESLEPSLQQLGRAMKSISDQDAAILRLKYQDGLDVRQIGNRLNLNDSAVKMRLKRSRDRVKRICEIAY, from the coding sequence ATGAAACATTTATTATCTGACGAAGAGGTTATCCAGCAGTACTTCACCCTTCGCCCAAATTATTGCTTCGAAATCCTGTATAATCGTTACATGCAAAAGGTATACCGTCGGTGTTTGTCGATGACAAAAGATGCGGACCTTGCCCACGATTTTACCCACGATATTTTCATCCGCATGTTTGCCCGCCTCGATCGTTTTCAGGGCCGTTCTACCTTCTCTACCTGGCTCTACGCCATTGCCTATAACTATTGCCTGGATCAGCTACGGCTGGCCAAACGGATTCCGACCACCCGTATGGATGAAATGACCGAATACGGTATGTTTCACCACACCGACGACTCGGCCGAGAGCCTCGAGCCATCCCTGCAACAACTGGGGCGGGCCATGAAAAGCATTTCGGATCAGGATGCCGCCATTCTGCGCCTCAAATACCAGGACGGCCTGGATGTTCGGCAGATCGGGAATCGCCTCAACCTGAACGACAGCGCCGTCAAGATGCGCCTGAAGCGGTCACGCGATCGGGTGAAGCGCATCTGCGAAATCGCTTATTAA
- a CDS encoding alpha/beta fold hydrolase, giving the protein MKLVFLHYFGGSAASWQYVIDQLTPDLASYALDLPGFGAAPALSAHQTVDDVADAVARQIDGWVGQEPFVLVGHSMGGKIALALAAGSAQRPALAGLQGLVLLAPSPPSPEPIPDETRREMLARPDQTPDERQQTAEKTATTITHQAISPTMRQQIIADNLRASTEAWVAWAAVGSREDITSRMDRIAVPVAILAGDQDEALPASVQPEQVVPWLPQTTLRVVSGVGHLLPYEAPGVVAASIRAMALPLTN; this is encoded by the coding sequence ATGAAATTAGTCTTTTTGCATTATTTCGGCGGGTCGGCGGCGTCCTGGCAGTACGTTATTGACCAGCTTACCCCCGACTTGGCCAGTTACGCGCTCGACCTGCCCGGCTTCGGCGCAGCACCGGCGCTGTCGGCCCATCAGACCGTCGACGACGTAGCCGACGCCGTGGCCCGCCAAATTGATGGTTGGGTTGGTCAGGAACCCTTTGTGCTGGTGGGGCATTCGATGGGCGGAAAAATCGCGCTGGCGTTGGCGGCGGGTTCTGCGCAGCGGCCGGCCCTGGCGGGGTTACAGGGGCTGGTCCTGCTGGCCCCGTCACCGCCTAGCCCCGAACCCATTCCCGACGAAACGCGGCGGGAGATGCTCGCCCGCCCCGATCAGACGCCCGACGAACGCCAGCAAACGGCCGAAAAAACGGCGACGACCATCACGCATCAGGCCATCAGCCCTACCATGCGGCAGCAGATCATCGCCGATAACCTGCGGGCCTCCACCGAAGCCTGGGTCGCCTGGGCTGCGGTGGGCAGTCGGGAAGATATCACGAGCCGGATGGACCGCATTGCGGTGCCGGTAGCCATTCTGGCCGGCGATCAGGACGAGGCACTGCCGGCCTCGGTGCAGCCAGAGCAGGTGGTGCCCTGGCTACCGCAGACCACACTGCGGGTGGTGAGCGGCGTGGGGCATCTGTTACCCTACGAAGCACCGGGCGTGGTGGCGGCCAGCATTCGGGCGATGGCCCTACCGCTCACTAACTAA
- a CDS encoding heme NO-binding domain-containing protein produces the protein MKGFVFTEFLEMVEEAHGYELVDKLLLESHLPSGGNYTSVGTYDHAEMIALVNKLSEHLNLPTGQLLRTYGRYMFGSFKRDYGLFIDKADSAFSLLSSIQQYIHVEVRKLYPDAELPHFTITQPAPDRLVMHYESERKLADFAHGLIEGCLAHFGEEAVVTESRRAADGSDVIFEITKKRNE, from the coding sequence ATGAAAGGATTTGTTTTTACGGAGTTTCTGGAGATGGTCGAAGAGGCACACGGCTACGAGTTAGTCGATAAGCTGCTGCTGGAAAGCCATCTGCCGTCAGGAGGGAACTACACCTCGGTTGGTACCTACGACCATGCCGAGATGATCGCGCTGGTCAACAAGCTGAGCGAGCACCTCAACCTGCCCACAGGCCAGTTACTACGTACCTACGGCCGGTACATGTTCGGCTCGTTCAAGCGGGACTATGGCCTGTTTATCGACAAGGCCGATTCGGCATTCAGTCTGCTCAGTTCCATTCAGCAGTACATTCACGTGGAAGTACGAAAGCTGTATCCCGACGCTGAGTTACCCCATTTTACCATTACACAACCTGCCCCCGACCGTCTGGTCATGCATTATGAATCAGAGCGTAAACTGGCCGATTTCGCCCACGGCCTGATCGAAGGCTGTCTGGCCCATTTTGGCGAAGAGGCTGTTGTGACTGAGTCCAGACGGGCTGCTGATGGCAGCGACGTGATTTTTGAGATTACCAAGAAAAGAAACGAGTAA
- a CDS encoding response regulator, whose amino-acid sequence MKVLIVEDEPKLASFVKKGLEEQRCEVDLAYDGQIGRTMALTNSYDVIVLDVNLPKVNGLDLAQTIRQEQVKTPILMLTAMGSVEDKLSGFEAGADDYLVKPFEFRELMARIRVLHKRSSDSGSTINVLRVADLELDLNEKVARRGGKRIELTAKEFGLLEYLMRNRGRVVSRIDIAEKVWDIHFDTGTNVIDVYVNFLRKKVDKEFPTKLIHTVIGMGYIMKEE is encoded by the coding sequence ATGAAAGTTCTGATTGTGGAAGATGAGCCGAAGCTGGCGTCTTTCGTCAAAAAAGGGTTGGAAGAGCAACGGTGTGAGGTTGATCTGGCCTATGACGGGCAGATTGGCCGGACTATGGCGCTGACCAACAGCTACGATGTGATCGTCCTCGACGTTAACCTACCCAAAGTAAACGGCCTCGATCTGGCGCAAACCATTCGGCAGGAACAGGTCAAAACCCCCATCCTGATGCTCACGGCGATGGGCTCAGTCGAAGACAAACTGTCGGGCTTTGAAGCCGGTGCCGACGACTACCTGGTGAAACCGTTTGAGTTTCGCGAGCTGATGGCCCGCATCCGGGTCTTGCACAAGCGCAGTTCAGACAGCGGCAGCACAATCAACGTGTTGCGCGTGGCCGATCTTGAACTAGACCTTAACGAAAAAGTGGCGCGGCGCGGCGGCAAGCGGATCGAACTGACCGCCAAAGAATTTGGCCTGCTCGAATACCTGATGCGCAACCGGGGTCGGGTAGTGTCGCGAATCGACATTGCCGAAAAAGTGTGGGATATTCACTTCGATACCGGCACCAACGTGATCGACGTATACGTGAATTTCCTCCGTAAAAAGGTCGACAAAGAATTCCCGACCAAGCTCATCCATACGGTGATCGGGATGGGCTATATCATGAAGGAAGAGTGA